Proteins co-encoded in one Amaranthus tricolor cultivar Red isolate AtriRed21 chromosome 7, ASM2621246v1, whole genome shotgun sequence genomic window:
- the LOC130818305 gene encoding APO protein 4, mitochondrial, whose product MAVIRCRSWCKILSGMLLGNVEINEIGRRWYSRDMKTDWNKLRPMIQQRIEKRLIGYPLRYMIPIAKEVLLARSTLIHGVSALLKALPVVTCKNCPEVYIGEKGHMIRSCRGFKQLNKNQVHEWIKASLNDILVPVETFHLENLAQDVIMHHERFNHERVPVIVELCCQAGAYPQDFDFRSSNCMSKATESAVEFSSCTLSANELMTIGNRTLSAWEILREGVKKLLLVYHAKVCKYCSEVHVGPSGHKARLCGVFKCEHWRGNHFWQKASVDDLVPPKMVWCRRPQDPLVLLHEHRSYYGHLPAVVDLCSKAGAMPPAKYSCMMKIQGLSGPPPDFISG is encoded by the exons ATGGCGGTGATTAGGTGTAGAAGTTGGTGTAAAATTTTGAGTGGGATGCTGCTGGGTAATGTAGAGATAAATGAAATTGGAAGAAGATGGTATTCTAGAGATATGAAGACTGACTGGAATAAGCTGCGACCAATGATACAACAGAGGATAGAGAAGAGGCTTATAGGATATCCACTAAGATACATGATTCCTATTGCAAAGGAAGTTCTTCTAGCACGGTCTACTCTCATCCATGGAGTTTCTGCACTCCTCAAGGCATTACCTGTTGTAACTTGCAA GAACTGTCCGGAAGTATATATTGGTGAAAAAGGTCATATGATTCGCTCATGCCGTGGTTTTAAACAGTTGAACAAGAATCAGGTCCATGAATGGATCAAGGCAAGTTTAAATGATATACTAGTTCCTGTGGAGACATTTCATCTTGAAAACCTGGCCCAAGATGTGATCATGCACCACGAAAGATTTAATCACGAACGTGTTCCCGTTATCGTTGAACTGTGTTGCCAAGCAGGAGCTTATCCACAAGATTTTGATTTTCGATCTTCTAACTGTATGTCAAAAGCTACAGAATCTGCAGTAGAGTTTTCCTCGTGTACATTGTCGGCTAATGAATTGATGACCATAGGAAACAGAACATTAAGTGCATGGGAAATACTCAGAGAAGGTGTCAAGAAGCTATTATTGGTCTATCATGCGAAGGTCTGCAAATATTGTTCGGAAGTTCACGTGGGACCATCTGGCCATAAAGCCCGACTTTGTGGAGTATTCAAGTGTGAACACTGGCGAGGGAATCATTTCTGGCAGAAGGCGAGTGTAGATGATTTAGTACCACCTAAAATGGTGTGGTGTCGTCGACCTCAAGACCCTCTAGTACTTCTCCATGAACACCGTAGTTACTATGGGCATTTACCTGCTGTAGTAGATCTCTGCTCAAAGGCTGGTGCTATGCCACCCGCCAAATATTCTTGTATGATGAAAATTCAGGGTTTAAGCGGGCCGCCTCCAGATTTTATTTCAGGCTAA